The following coding sequences lie in one Panicum virgatum strain AP13 chromosome 6N, P.virgatum_v5, whole genome shotgun sequence genomic window:
- the LOC120678935 gene encoding uncharacterized protein LOC120678935 isoform X1 — MEAPAAMDAEDDDARGFKAVFTAAGEELLQGRMREKLREFRRSESDPEGLLLEQDLEGTRDKSQSWILDMAGRLDGESGKM, encoded by the exons ATGGAAGCCCCCGCCGCGATGGACGCGGAGGACGATGACGCCCGCGGCTTCAAGGCCGtcttcaccgccgccggcgaggagttGCTCCAGGGGCGCATGCGGGAGAAGCTGCGGGAGTTCAGGAGGAGCGAGAGCGACCCCGAAGGCCTCCTCCTG GAACAGGATCTTGAGGGAACCAGGGACAAAAGTCAATCTTGGATATTAGATATGGCGGGACGACTTGACGGCGAGAGCGGAAAAATGTAG
- the LOC120678935 gene encoding uncharacterized protein LOC120678935 isoform X2 has translation MEAPAAMDAEDDDARGFKAVFTAAGEELLQGRMREKLREFRRSESDPEGLLLDLEGTRDKSQSWILDMAGRLDGESGKM, from the exons ATGGAAGCCCCCGCCGCGATGGACGCGGAGGACGATGACGCCCGCGGCTTCAAGGCCGtcttcaccgccgccggcgaggagttGCTCCAGGGGCGCATGCGGGAGAAGCTGCGGGAGTTCAGGAGGAGCGAGAGCGACCCCGAAGGCCTCCTCCTG GATCTTGAGGGAACCAGGGACAAAAGTCAATCTTGGATATTAGATATGGCGGGACGACTTGACGGCGAGAGCGGAAAAATGTAG